A genome region from Aurantiacibacter sp. MUD61 includes the following:
- a CDS encoding acyl-CoA thioesterase, translating to MSNSYARTFTALPEHIDVNGHVNNTVWLRWMEDLSGEHWERQAREEDRDIYAWFVLRHEIDYRGNVTEGAEVTGLTEIREGPRGPRFNRHYSFTDSDGKELVRAKTTWAMIEKASGKLMRVPSEVAAPFMPEGGWDTAA from the coding sequence GTGAGCAATAGCTACGCGCGCACTTTCACCGCGCTGCCCGAACACATCGATGTAAACGGGCACGTCAACAACACCGTCTGGCTGCGCTGGATGGAGGATTTGTCCGGCGAGCATTGGGAGCGTCAGGCGCGCGAAGAGGATCGCGATATCTACGCGTGGTTCGTCCTGCGGCACGAAATCGATTATCGCGGCAATGTGACCGAAGGGGCCGAAGTCACCGGTCTTACCGAAATCCGCGAAGGGCCGCGCGGGCCGCGCTTCAACCGGCATTACAGCTTCACCGACAGCGACGGCAAAGAACTCGTCCGCGCCAAGACGACTTGGGCGATGATCGAAAAGGCGAGCGGGAAGCTGATGCGTGTGCCGAGCGAGGTGGCCGCGCCCTTCATGCCCGAAGGCGGGTGGGACACGGCGGCCTGA
- a CDS encoding GGDEF domain-containing protein has product MRGNWISFLFTRVAAWMAVLLLAIPSSYALAQGATDASPPARASLKQACRAPAPLGADIEAIVRTLQWDCDPAAHSASLDPERIVLRYDLSESEGGERIAWFLTDRSRFEAVNIVTESADGTLDTRRWLHGEGEHSKAGAMVKFPLGERAEDARYIYVAIDRPTTLANIRRAQLAENDPIAVPATQAKTLLIAAMCGLLIMPLFFNVAFYRVLQQRFVIWHGVLTTVVLLTLLVDSGIITFFLPLGVSFLATADAFMLGMSVAVGGMFGWTFLDDARLETRLRLAFPIAAAWMVVVSVLHAAFPFALRPWHHSLYNAAFVPVLAIFIIMLFAAMRRGSREARVQLMGWSMVLVAVAMTMTDHFIPYASSFDLMTLFYVGCTMGTAVASFGVADRMMVLKHQRDKARTEARLLEKLSERDPLTGLYNRRVVEERFMELRRGGYSALAVLDLDKFKSINDTFGHAVGDAVLRIVGASLNNEEGVLAARMGGEEFLLLIESESPAIEAERLRLAISARIHAELKLPRAVTASMGIVVAPGKTLSDIGFTQMYDRADHLLYEAKASGRDRTMSEHLKAFEPRRSKTRRRQDRRKAA; this is encoded by the coding sequence ATGAGGGGGAATTGGATCAGTTTTCTTTTCACGCGCGTGGCCGCGTGGATGGCGGTATTGCTACTCGCCATACCCTCTTCCTACGCGCTCGCGCAGGGGGCAACGGACGCCTCTCCACCAGCGCGCGCGTCGCTCAAACAGGCCTGCCGCGCGCCCGCGCCGCTTGGTGCCGATATCGAAGCGATTGTCCGCACGTTGCAATGGGATTGCGACCCTGCGGCCCACAGCGCGTCCCTTGACCCCGAACGCATAGTTCTGCGCTACGACCTGAGCGAGAGCGAAGGCGGAGAAAGGATCGCCTGGTTTCTTACCGATCGCAGCCGCTTTGAAGCCGTAAACATCGTGACCGAGTCTGCGGACGGCACATTGGACACCCGCCGCTGGCTGCACGGCGAAGGCGAACATTCGAAAGCCGGCGCCATGGTCAAATTTCCGCTCGGAGAGCGTGCGGAAGATGCCCGGTATATCTATGTCGCGATCGACAGGCCGACCACGCTTGCGAACATCAGGCGTGCGCAGCTGGCGGAAAACGATCCCATCGCGGTTCCTGCAACACAGGCCAAAACGCTGCTGATCGCGGCGATGTGCGGCCTGCTGATCATGCCTTTGTTCTTCAACGTGGCGTTCTACCGCGTCCTGCAACAGCGATTTGTGATCTGGCATGGCGTGCTGACGACAGTGGTCCTGCTGACCCTTCTGGTCGATTCCGGCATCATCACTTTCTTCCTTCCGCTGGGCGTCTCTTTCCTCGCAACGGCAGATGCATTCATGCTGGGCATGTCGGTGGCCGTGGGCGGGATGTTCGGTTGGACATTCCTCGATGATGCACGCCTCGAAACCCGGCTGCGGCTGGCGTTCCCGATAGCTGCGGCGTGGATGGTTGTTGTCAGCGTGCTGCACGCTGCTTTCCCGTTCGCGCTTCGCCCGTGGCATCACAGCCTGTACAATGCCGCTTTCGTCCCGGTGCTGGCGATATTCATCATCATGCTCTTCGCCGCCATGCGGCGTGGCAGCAGGGAAGCGCGCGTGCAATTGATGGGCTGGTCCATGGTGCTGGTCGCCGTGGCCATGACGATGACCGACCACTTCATTCCTTACGCATCCTCTTTCGACCTGATGACGCTGTTCTATGTCGGCTGCACCATGGGCACGGCGGTGGCGAGCTTCGGCGTTGCCGACCGCATGATGGTGTTGAAGCACCAGCGCGACAAAGCACGCACGGAAGCTCGTTTGCTGGAAAAACTGTCCGAGCGGGATCCGCTGACCGGCCTCTACAATCGCCGCGTGGTTGAAGAACGCTTCATGGAGTTGCGCCGCGGCGGTTACTCGGCGCTTGCCGTCCTCGATCTCGATAAATTCAAATCGATCAATGACACTTTCGGTCACGCTGTTGGCGATGCCGTGCTGCGCATCGTGGGCGCATCACTGAATAACGAAGAGGGTGTGCTCGCTGCACGCATGGGCGGTGAGGAATTCCTGCTGCTGATCGAGAGTGAGAGTCCAGCTATCGAAGCGGAGCGGCTGCGTCTCGCAATCTCGGCACGAATTCACGCAGAATTGAAATTACCGCGCGCTGTCACCGCCAGCATGGGCATTGTGGTGGCTCCGGGCAAAACGCTTTCCGACATTGGCTTTACCCAGATGTACGATCGCGCCGATCACCTGCTTTACGAAGCCAAGGCTTCAGGGCGCGATCGGACCATGAGCGAGCATCTCAAAGCTTTCGAGCCGCGACGCAGCAAGACCCGCCGTCGACAGGATCGACGCAAAGCCGCCTAA
- the ald gene encoding alanine dehydrogenase, with protein sequence MRIGCPTEIKNREYRVGLTPESAGELVNAGHEVWMQAGAGEGIGAYDAQYRDRGAKVVDTAEEIFAECEMIVKVKEPQASERAMLREGQLLYTYLHLAPDPDQTRELVESGCTAIAYETVTGPRGGLPLLTPMSQVAGRMSIQAGAHALEKAQGGRGVLLGGVPGVMPGKVVIIGGGVVGFNAAQMSAGLGADTVIMDLDPVVLEKVGTHFEARASTRFASKANVEEAVAEADMVVGAVLVPGAAAPKLVSRAMLSTMKPGAVLVDVAIDQGGCFETSKATTHDDPTYVVDDIVHYCVANMPGAVSRTSTYALNNVTLPHALRIANLGWKEAMRQDKHLAQGLNVHAGRVTYPAVASELGYDLLPIEQAIG encoded by the coding sequence ATGCGCATCGGTTGTCCCACGGAAATCAAGAACCGCGAATATCGCGTCGGCCTGACGCCGGAAAGCGCGGGCGAACTGGTGAATGCCGGGCACGAAGTCTGGATGCAGGCGGGCGCTGGCGAAGGCATCGGTGCCTATGACGCGCAATATCGCGATCGCGGCGCGAAGGTGGTCGATACCGCCGAGGAAATCTTCGCCGAATGCGAGATGATCGTGAAAGTGAAAGAGCCGCAGGCGAGCGAGCGCGCCATGCTGCGCGAAGGCCAGCTGCTCTACACCTACCTGCACCTCGCACCCGACCCCGACCAGACCCGCGAATTGGTCGAATCCGGCTGCACCGCCATCGCTTATGAAACCGTTACCGGCCCGCGCGGCGGCCTCCCGCTGCTTACGCCGATGAGCCAGGTGGCTGGCCGCATGAGCATTCAGGCAGGTGCCCACGCGCTGGAGAAAGCGCAGGGCGGCCGCGGCGTGCTGCTGGGCGGCGTTCCGGGCGTGATGCCGGGCAAGGTCGTCATCATCGGCGGCGGTGTCGTCGGCTTCAACGCGGCGCAGATGTCTGCCGGGCTTGGCGCCGACACGGTCATCATGGATCTCGATCCGGTGGTGCTGGAGAAAGTCGGCACGCATTTCGAAGCGCGTGCCAGCACCCGCTTTGCCAGCAAGGCGAACGTGGAAGAAGCCGTCGCCGAAGCGGATATGGTTGTGGGCGCAGTGCTCGTGCCCGGAGCCGCTGCTCCCAAGCTGGTGAGCCGGGCGATGCTGTCGACCATGAAGCCGGGCGCCGTGCTGGTGGATGTGGCCATCGATCAGGGCGGCTGCTTCGAAACGAGCAAGGCGACCACGCATGACGATCCGACCTACGTCGTCGATGACATAGTGCATTATTGTGTTGCCAATATGCCGGGCGCGGTCAGCCGCACCAGCACCTATGCGCTCAACAATGTCACTCTGCCGCATGCGCTGCGCATCGCCAATCTTGGCTGGAAAGAAGCTATGCGCCAGGACAAGCATCTCGCGCAGGGCCTCAATGTCCATGCAGGCCGCGTGACCTATCCAGCCGTAGCGAGCGAATTGGGCTATGATTTGTTGCCGATTGAACAAGCCATCGGCTGA
- a CDS encoding helicase HerA domain-containing protein, with product MNTDIEIGKDAHGTPVPVDVEELLATRLLVQGNSGSGKSHLLRRLLEKSAAMVQQIVIDPEGDFVSLADHFDHVVIEGGSYSVREIEALAGRIRQHRASVVLSLDDLEVEQQIRCAAAFLTALFDAPREHWFPALVVVDEAQMFAPAAAGEMAEDTRRMTLSAMTNLMCRGRKRGLAGIVATQRLAKLAKNVAAEASNFLMGRTFLDIDMQRAADLLGMDRKQAERIRDLQCGHFLGLGPAVSRRPVAVHIGDVKSGGKNAATALTPLPQADAAAMGELLHADLAEEAAEPVRAPPPSPPPAPPVEEIAQSLAKRAEPLPDSEGDEPAIPLPQGDVDGLLREMAAEDGATFKPIATLFRTFATRCRERAIPSAHIDMAAFRRMFAFASAGVDQLDPAAREAVEEMASQVADDVLAPYLAIVVAAAKGQRAPDEDTLARVYGTASPGRIRRLLEHLEKTGLISVHEDFGGDRTITVPGIEAVMA from the coding sequence GTGAATACGGACATCGAAATCGGGAAGGATGCCCACGGCACGCCGGTGCCGGTGGATGTGGAGGAACTGCTCGCCACGCGGCTGCTGGTGCAGGGCAATTCGGGCAGCGGGAAGTCGCATCTGCTGCGCCGCCTGCTCGAAAAGAGCGCCGCGATGGTGCAGCAGATCGTTATCGATCCCGAAGGCGATTTCGTCTCGCTGGCCGATCATTTCGACCATGTCGTGATCGAAGGCGGCAGCTATTCGGTTCGCGAGATCGAAGCGTTGGCAGGCCGTATCCGCCAGCACCGCGCAAGCGTCGTCCTTTCGCTCGACGATCTGGAAGTGGAACAGCAAATCCGCTGCGCCGCTGCTTTTCTCACCGCCCTGTTCGATGCTCCGCGCGAGCACTGGTTTCCCGCACTGGTGGTGGTCGATGAAGCGCAGATGTTCGCGCCCGCTGCCGCCGGAGAGATGGCCGAAGACACGCGCCGCATGACGCTTTCCGCCATGACCAACCTGATGTGCCGGGGCCGCAAGCGTGGGCTCGCCGGGATCGTGGCGACGCAGCGCCTCGCCAAACTCGCCAAGAATGTCGCGGCAGAGGCGAGCAACTTCCTGATGGGCCGCACCTTCCTCGATATCGATATGCAGCGCGCGGCGGATCTGCTGGGCATGGATCGCAAGCAGGCAGAGCGTATCCGTGATCTGCAATGCGGGCATTTTCTCGGGCTTGGCCCCGCTGTCAGCCGTCGCCCGGTGGCGGTGCACATCGGCGATGTGAAATCGGGCGGGAAGAATGCCGCGACGGCCCTCACCCCCCTACCGCAGGCCGATGCAGCCGCCATGGGCGAATTGCTGCACGCCGACCTTGCCGAGGAAGCCGCCGAGCCAGTGCGCGCCCCGCCGCCTTCGCCCCCGCCTGCGCCGCCTGTAGAAGAGATTGCGCAAAGCCTGGCAAAGCGCGCCGAGCCGCTGCCGGACAGTGAAGGTGACGAGCCCGCCATTCCCTTGCCGCAGGGGGATGTCGACGGTCTCCTCCGGGAAATGGCGGCGGAAGATGGCGCGACGTTCAAGCCGATCGCCACTCTGTTCCGCACTTTCGCCACCCGTTGCCGCGAGCGCGCAATTCCCTCTGCACACATCGACATGGCCGCTTTCCGCCGTATGTTCGCCTTTGCCAGCGCCGGTGTGGACCAGCTCGATCCGGCAGCGCGCGAAGCTGTCGAGGAGATGGCCAGCCAGGTGGCTGACGATGTGCTCGCGCCGTATCTCGCCATCGTGGTCGCCGCCGCCAAAGGCCAGCGCGCCCCCGATGAGGATACGCTCGCCCGCGTTTATGGCACTGCCAGCCCGGGCCGCATCCGGCGCCTGCTGGAGCATCTGGAAAAGACCGGCCTCATCAGCGTGCACGAGGATTTCGGCGGCGATCGGACGATCACCGTCCCCGGCATCGAAGCGGTCATGGCCTGA
- a CDS encoding DUF4402 domain-containing protein, with amino-acid sequence MYSSALAILAFLFSGSTAGGEPAPSATAAPLAPASVRITPESDLHFGTFMVFGSGRRTVDVRGGVIDEAIVPLEGSIPAPARFTVTYDRGNQNRQVLDIEIDLFLSTVGAVRMQGVEGRLSALQTDLPGASLPDAGQPIRLSIPNCRTRTCSRTFHVGGTLNVTRGPGGGASLVIPIPIYADLVSDDRQRR; translated from the coding sequence TTGTATTCCTCGGCCCTGGCAATCCTCGCATTTCTCTTTTCCGGCAGCACTGCCGGTGGAGAGCCTGCGCCATCAGCCACGGCAGCGCCGCTCGCACCTGCGTCGGTTCGCATTACGCCCGAAAGCGATCTGCATTTCGGGACCTTCATGGTCTTCGGCAGCGGTCGGCGCACGGTCGATGTGCGTGGAGGAGTGATCGACGAAGCGATCGTTCCGCTGGAAGGGTCGATCCCTGCACCCGCGCGCTTCACCGTCACCTATGACCGCGGCAACCAGAACCGCCAGGTGCTCGACATTGAAATAGACCTTTTCCTGTCGACGGTCGGTGCCGTCAGGATGCAGGGCGTCGAAGGGCGGCTGTCCGCCTTGCAGACGGATCTTCCCGGCGCGTCCCTGCCCGACGCGGGGCAACCCATCCGCCTGAGCATACCCAATTGTCGCACCCGCACCTGCTCGCGGACTTTCCATGTCGGGGGAACCCTGAATGTGACGCGGGGCCCCGGCGGCGGTGCGTCGCTCGTCATTCCGATCCCGATCTATGCCGACCTTGTGTCGGACGACAGGCAACGCCGTTGA
- a CDS encoding DUF4402 domain-containing protein, with amino-acid sequence MALAGFAALPVHAQDASGDTHRQSGSASARVALPLRATAERDLSFGVFTVAEGQNGEIAVGALPGDAQFSGGVRPVCAGGDACSPHAALFAISGDSDRLYVFRLPRDVSLTGIRGGQAMIVTDLTGSSQNARQTSGAGALDGGGEDVFSVGGRLDVPGNATPDSYSGEFTVTIDYL; translated from the coding sequence GTGGCTCTGGCAGGCTTTGCCGCATTGCCCGTGCACGCTCAGGACGCTTCCGGCGATACCCACCGACAGTCCGGCTCTGCCAGCGCCAGAGTGGCGCTGCCGCTCCGCGCGACTGCAGAGCGGGACCTTTCATTCGGCGTTTTCACGGTTGCGGAAGGCCAGAACGGCGAAATTGCGGTCGGCGCCTTGCCTGGCGATGCGCAATTTTCAGGCGGTGTGCGCCCCGTGTGTGCGGGAGGCGATGCTTGCAGCCCGCATGCGGCGCTCTTTGCAATCTCGGGTGACTCGGATCGTCTATACGTCTTCCGGCTTCCGCGCGATGTCAGCCTGACAGGGATTCGCGGCGGGCAGGCGATGATCGTGACCGACCTCACCGGCAGCAGCCAGAATGCGCGGCAGACCTCAGGCGCCGGGGCATTAGACGGTGGGGGCGAGGATGTGTTTTCTGTCGGCGGGCGGCTGGATGTTCCGGGCAATGCGACGCCCGATAGCTATAGCGGCGAGTTCACCGTCACCATCGATTATTTGTGA